A part of Miscanthus floridulus cultivar M001 chromosome 6, ASM1932011v1, whole genome shotgun sequence genomic DNA contains:
- the LOC136458597 gene encoding uncharacterized protein, with translation MGGRSVLALAIIAAIAAGVEGEMKKCGGCSPCGGADCPVLYPSPPPPALPPPPPYYYYSPPPPATYPGGGCPPPPGAYIQIGSTPPGKGPLYPQDPRFMPNSAPGRAAPPLTVAAVLAAFACAWWAFL, from the coding sequence ATGGGAGGAAGATCAGTGCTCGCGCTGGCGATCATCGCCGCCATCGCTGCGGGGGTCgagggggagatgaagaagtgcGGTGGGTGCTCGCCGTGCGGCGGCGCCGACTGCCCGGTGCTGtacccgtcgccgccgccgcccgcgctgcCTCCCCCGCCGCCGTACTACTACTACAGCCCTCCGCCGCCCGCGACCTACCCCGGCGGGGGgtgcccgccgccgccgggcgcGTACATCCAGATCGGGAGCACGCCGCCGGGCAAGGGCCCGCTGTACCCGCAGGACCCGAGGTTCATGCCCAACAGCGCGCcgggccgcgccgcgccgccgctcaCGGTCGCTGCTGTGCTCGCGGCGTTCGCGTGCGCATGGTGGGCCTTCTTGTGA
- the LOC136458598 gene encoding uncharacterized protein, protein MEDEAFPIRFTKGIRSYWRRRDYQHVDGSGAAAAGRGRLRHVSGGPRPWAVRIGGMFRARRVRAPAPAPLSRAAATVAKVPMRVLGRIRDAYVDVMLGAAKTRPAVARALPSALEALWQKRVPVRRSSSQARQRQQPEELGQRLVMEMYKSVIASRNLSGMLRASVAR, encoded by the coding sequence ATGGAAGACGAGGCGTTCCCGATTCGGTTCACGAAGGGTATCAGGTCGTACTGGCGCCGCCGCGACTACCAGCACGTGGACGGCAGCGGCGCGGCCGCCGCGGGCCGCGGCAGGCTGCGGCACGTCAGCGGCGGGCCCAGGCCGTGGGCCGTGAGGATCGGCGGCATGTTCCGGGCGCGCCGCGTcagggcgccggcgccggccccgttgtcCCGGGCGGCGGCGACCGTGGCCAAGGTGCCCATGCGCGTGCTCGGGCGGATACGGGACGCCTACGTCGACGTGATGCTGGGCGCGGCCAAGACGCGGCCGGCCGTGGCGCGGGCGCTGCCCAGCGCGCTCGAGGCGCTGTGGCAGAAGCGGGTGCCCGTGCGCCGGTCCAGCAGCCAGGCccggcagcggcagcagcccGAGGAGCTCGGCCAGAGGCTCGTCATGGAGATGTACAAGTCCGTGATCGCGTCCAGGAACCTCTCGGGCATGCTCCGCGCGTCGGTGGCGCGATAG
- the LOC136458599 gene encoding zinc finger CCCH domain-containing protein 9-like isoform X2, protein MQEALISPGNAGRLHSALELKPFAFGDQRLASPRYLNNLASVGGGDDALFRCSSPFSPSFGFSSPSPLATSSVSVSLSPSSSASLVDDCDTAAAADAAAAATGHRLQLARLALQYQEVADRYELCLARLADAADEAAALHRENAELRVANADLTCRLALLSGIGKQAAAAAIADEVRRLGFGDHKHAAKECAPEKPAVLPKSISVCSTDYLKMNKPKKVQAPATPAANNRKHRASNPTTNPSSRVYKGNGGDKKGEEPKEPPHTTAAGGMELAGYNQGTFKTELCNKWEETGACPYGDQCQFAHGVAELRPVIRHPRYKTQVCRMVLAGEVCSYGHRCHFRHTLTAAERLHLPRP, encoded by the exons ATGCAGGAAGCTCTCATCTCTCCGGGCAATGCCGGCCGCCTTCACTCGGCCTTGGAGCTCAAGCCGTTCGCCTTCGGGGACCAGCGCCTCGCCTCGCCGCGCTACCTCAATAACCTCGCCTccgtcggcggcggcgacgacgcgcTGTTCCGCTGCTCGTCGCCGTTCAGCCCCAGCTTCGGCttctcctcgccgtcgccgctcgCCACCTCCTCCGTCTCCGTCTCGCTCTCGCCGTCCTCCTCCGCCTCGCTCGTCGACGACTGCGACACCGCCGCGGccgcggacgccgccgccgccgccacgggcCACCGGCTCCAGCTCGCCCGCCTCGCGCTGCAGTACCAGGAGGTGGCCGACCGCtacgagctctgcctcgcccgcctcgccgacgccgcggacGAGGCCGCGGCCCTCCACCGCGAGAACGCCGAGCTCCGCGTCGCCAACGCCGACCTCACGTGCCGCCTCGCGCTCCTCAGTGGCATTGGCaagcaggccgccgccgccgccatcgccgatGAGGTCCGCCGGCTCGGCTTCGGGGACCACAAGCATGCCGCCAAGGAATGCGCTCCCGAGAAGCCCGCCGTGCTGCCCAAGAGCATTTCCGTCTGCTCCACCGACTACCTCAAGATGAACAAGCCCAAAAAGGTGCAGGCCCCCGCCACGCCGGCTGCAAACAACCGCAAGCATCGCGCGTCGAACCCGACCACCAACCCAAGCTCG CGCGTGTACAAGGGCAATGGCGGCGACAAGAAAGGCGAGGAACCCAAGGAGCCGCCACACACGACGGCGGCGGGCGGCATGGAGCTGGCGGGGTACAACCAGGGCACGTTCAAGACGGAGCTGTGCAACAAGTGGGAGGAGACGGGGGCGTGCCCCTACGGCGACCAGTGCCAGTTCGCTCACGGCGTCGCCGAGCTCCGCCCCGTCATCCGCCACCCGCGCTACAAGACCCAGGTCTGCCGCATGGTGCTCGCCGGCGAGGTCTGCTCCTACGGCCACCGCTGCCACTTCCGCCACACGCTCACCGCCGCCGAACGCCTCCACCTGCCCCGCCCTTAG
- the LOC136458599 gene encoding zinc finger CCCH domain-containing protein 9-like isoform X1 has protein sequence MQEALISPGNAGRLHSALELKPFAFGDQRLASPRYLNNLASVGGGDDALFRCSSPFSPSFGFSSPSPLATSSVSVSLSPSSSASLVDDCDTAAAADAAAAATGHRLQLARLALQYQEVADRYELCLARLADAADEAAALHRENAELRVANADLTCRLALLSGIGKQAAAAAIADEVRRLGFGDHKHAAKECAPEKPAVLPKSISVCSTDYLKMNKPKKVQAPATPAANNRKHRASNPTTNPSSQRVYKGNGGDKKGEEPKEPPHTTAAGGMELAGYNQGTFKTELCNKWEETGACPYGDQCQFAHGVAELRPVIRHPRYKTQVCRMVLAGEVCSYGHRCHFRHTLTAAERLHLPRP, from the exons ATGCAGGAAGCTCTCATCTCTCCGGGCAATGCCGGCCGCCTTCACTCGGCCTTGGAGCTCAAGCCGTTCGCCTTCGGGGACCAGCGCCTCGCCTCGCCGCGCTACCTCAATAACCTCGCCTccgtcggcggcggcgacgacgcgcTGTTCCGCTGCTCGTCGCCGTTCAGCCCCAGCTTCGGCttctcctcgccgtcgccgctcgCCACCTCCTCCGTCTCCGTCTCGCTCTCGCCGTCCTCCTCCGCCTCGCTCGTCGACGACTGCGACACCGCCGCGGccgcggacgccgccgccgccgccacgggcCACCGGCTCCAGCTCGCCCGCCTCGCGCTGCAGTACCAGGAGGTGGCCGACCGCtacgagctctgcctcgcccgcctcgccgacgccgcggacGAGGCCGCGGCCCTCCACCGCGAGAACGCCGAGCTCCGCGTCGCCAACGCCGACCTCACGTGCCGCCTCGCGCTCCTCAGTGGCATTGGCaagcaggccgccgccgccgccatcgccgatGAGGTCCGCCGGCTCGGCTTCGGGGACCACAAGCATGCCGCCAAGGAATGCGCTCCCGAGAAGCCCGCCGTGCTGCCCAAGAGCATTTCCGTCTGCTCCACCGACTACCTCAAGATGAACAAGCCCAAAAAGGTGCAGGCCCCCGCCACGCCGGCTGCAAACAACCGCAAGCATCGCGCGTCGAACCCGACCACCAACCCAAGCTCG CAGCGCGTGTACAAGGGCAATGGCGGCGACAAGAAAGGCGAGGAACCCAAGGAGCCGCCACACACGACGGCGGCGGGCGGCATGGAGCTGGCGGGGTACAACCAGGGCACGTTCAAGACGGAGCTGTGCAACAAGTGGGAGGAGACGGGGGCGTGCCCCTACGGCGACCAGTGCCAGTTCGCTCACGGCGTCGCCGAGCTCCGCCCCGTCATCCGCCACCCGCGCTACAAGACCCAGGTCTGCCGCATGGTGCTCGCCGGCGAGGTCTGCTCCTACGGCCACCGCTGCCACTTCCGCCACACGCTCACCGCCGCCGAACGCCTCCACCTGCCCCGCCCTTAG